DNA sequence from the Oryza brachyantha chromosome 5, ObraRS2, whole genome shotgun sequence genome:
aattaagtattaattattaaaaactttaaaaatagaatttatatttgatttgttacagtaactttatatatataaacttttgcactaaacacatcatttagtagtttaaaaaTCGTGCTAATGTAATATGATGGGCAGCACAGCTTTACCAGTGGAAAAGAACGCAACCATAGACCATGCCTAGTACAGGGAAGGGTGGCGACAACGCAATGAGGGCATGGGAGGGAGAAGAGGACCACATGTTGTAGAATTGTCATACACGTGGAAAAAGGGAGATGGAGGCTTGGTCTATGGCCCCTAGAAATGAGGGTTGTGAGGGGATAATTGGGGCCTTCAAATTTTAAGGACTGTAAGGAGGGGCTCTGTTGGGCCtagctttttttctcttcaccACACACTAGAAATAGTTTGGGGGCTTAGTTCAAAGGTCATGCTAGAGATGCTCTAACATGGCACATGTGGATGTCCAACACTCCCATAGTGGTCAGAGAGGTTAATATAACATTTATACTATTTACTCAATTAATAAGTTCTGAATGCATGATATTTTGCACTCAAGCTACTTAAATATAGACcataatttttgtttcatctagtTCAGTGAAACTCAAATAATGTGATTAGCATTAATGGTAGGCCAGGGATTATAGAGGACATGGTGGGTGAGAGATGAGTTAGGATGAACGGGGTGGGGGTTGGCAGCCCAACAAAATGACAAGGGCTGGCTCCTTTGGTTGTGGAGAAATGGCTACTGGCCATGGATGGAGGGAGCTGAAGTCTGAGGAGTGTGGTGCACACTTAAGTTGATTGGCAGAGTTTGGAGGAGGCACAACGGAAGGGTGAAGGGCACACGACCGTAGGGTGGTAGCAACATGGTGAGAGCCGCTAGGGAGGAGCTCGCTAGATGAGGTTGATAAGGTTGAGATTGGTCTAGTGGAGAAGAACCTCATCAAGCACTGAATTGATGGGGAATAAGATGGTTGGTGGAGAGGGATATAGATAGGTAAAATAGTTAGAGACGAAAGATATTCAAATGTATGAAGCAGGGTGAAGTTTCAACATTAATTTTGAAccctccatctctctcctcaTGTAACATTAATGTACATATTGTATGTTTGAAGAAGTTACGTACATTGTAAATAGTAAACGCACCATTTTAAATGGATCCTAAATGAACATTTCTAGTTTTGCAAGATTTATGAAGTTACTATTATTGAACTACCAGAAATGTATCGACCTATGATCACCCtcttattatcaaatatatatatatatatacatacatatatatatatatacatacatatatatatatatatatatatgtttctaagATACatatctaatatttttctctaaatgaaaaatcaaagatgcatatatatgtctcaAATATgttctcttaaaaaaattcaaagataCGCTAACTAGAAATTGAATGCAACAGTTAAATGACATTATTAGGAAAGTATCaagcctgttttatttaattaaattatagaagAGGACATATTAGAAATAAGTGGTATATATGGTGTCACAAAATTGACAAATGAATATTAATTGTGAAACAATCATGGATTTAATTCTACATGTTCAATAATATTTAACTCACCTCTAACTTCTAATAGACTTATGGACCAACAACACCTTGATGCTATTGCAACTATGATATTATTTCTACCCATATATTGGTGTCCACATGCATGcctatttacaaattttcctCAACCAAAGAATTGTCTAGATAGTTGTCACTGAATATGGGTCTAGATCTTGGTGAGTATGTATTGATGAGGGTAGGTAAGTCGCTAGGTATGCCTCGAAAATATAAGAGTACAAATTAATGATAACATAGAGAAGATATTAGGGGAAGCGTTAAATCTTATAACGTTCATGCAGTGCCCTCAACTAATTAGTTCTAGATGTAGACCCCCCCTTTTATTTGAAGAATGATATTAGTACAAACAAATGGCATGTATCATTTTTCCACGAATGGTTATGATGGCAACAAGAGTGCTTGATCTTACGTTAGTTAAAGATAACTTTCAATTTGGAAGAGCATTGACACACACGACCCATCTTCTGATCAACAAGACTTGAACCCTGCAATTGCAACACCACATCTCCCCTCTAGTTATCAGCCTCAAGATTTTAAGGATTAATTGGTAAGAATGTAATTGCTTACATGTGGGACCAATATCTCAATTAATTACCTAAAACTCTGATGTCTTCTTTGATTAATACTGCCAAGTGTAGGGACCTTTTATGCTATTTGGAAAACCCAATGGGTCTATTTTGTACTCCCACTGAGTGGTGGACCACACTGGATTTAAAATtaggaaaattaaaatgaaattGCTTATAACCTTTTTAGTTGAATCGGAAACTgacaaaattgtaaaattaatataaaatctttttttagCTCCAAATGAGATGAATCCAAATTTGTTAGACTCATAAAATTATGcactttacttttataaattatacttggCATAACTATTACATGAAACATATGTAAAATAGTATAATGAATATACTTATTTAGGGTGTAAAGTCTATAAGAACTTCCAAAAATTCATAGGAAATTTATTTGAACTCCAATTAAAGTgaacctattttttttagattaataCAATTTTGCTCCCTATTTCTGTAGAGAAAAATATGACGAAATCACCACAGAGAGCACTTTCAAAATTCATGTAGTGTATAAATAGTGTATTTGAACACATATAACTTCGAACACATATAGCTTGCACATgttggatgataaaatttaaattcttccAGCAAaaatcatctaaatatattatatttattcttttacACTTtaatttgacaaaactaccTCACAAATTGTATGTAGATTTAGAGTGCATATATAAATGTCGTATTcacatataaaacttttaagaTTCATATCTCAAACATGCAAATGGATAAAGTGAAAATTACCTCACCATAAATCATTTATAAACAACACCAGCCCACTTTAAGAAACAAACTATATGTTTCCCTAGGAAATACTGTATAATTGCATATTGGCTAGATTTAGATGCCTAAACTACTCCTTTTGGGTAGCCCCTCTAAATTCATTATTAAGACTAATTCATACTACACCAACATATGAAAAATGCAAGGCTAAATAATAAGCAACTTATTATGCTAAGACTGTCCCATACTAACACATGTGATTGtactataaacataagtacatGACATTATGTTTGGTACTTAATTGACTTAGGTGAACACTCCCTCTATCGGTATACAAATACCACCATATGCATACCACTTGCCATGGAAGTACTAGAAGAATTGTTCCCTTAAAGTTAGTTCACAATTAATCATAGGCAAAACCACTGTCTAGACGTAACAAAATATCCATTTTCACATGTGCAATTTTTCACCTGCAGGAGTACGGGGCCAGAGCCTCGGCTAATTCCGGGGGCAGGGGTGGTATGTCACCCATGGGGAATCCGTGGGGACCCTATATAAATGTTAATCATCACATGTTAAGCCCACTGGTCCTAATAACCCACAAGTGGAGTCCACATCTATATAATTAAACACAAATTTCTCATCTCTCTTTCCTCATCTGGTCATCCCCACACCTCCCCCGGCCACCCAATTTTATGTCAACACGTCTCCACTAACACACGACAATACCGAGCCTAGTGCTGCTGTGTCGACCACTCTCTGGTCTCCACCTCACAACATGTGCCGCCGCTTTGGCCATCCTCCTGACTCTACCTTGCAACCGTGCCTGCCATCCTCCAAGCTCGCTGCCTAGCACCAGGTGTCCTCCCCCACATCACCATCCACCATGGTTGGCATTCTTCTAGTGCCTCGTGCCTCGCCATCCACCTATGGGGCCACGATCGGGTTCGAGGGCTAGCCGGGGTCAAAGGTTGTTCTATCATAGGATAGGGACAAAGGAGGGAGGCACATGCATGTGAGGCAGTGCGCTTGGCATCGACGCCAACATTAATTGGTGATGTTTCACGCGTCATGGCCAAAAGAAGGAAAGATTCTATGGTGAATGGAATCGACATCAGTAGAGACAAGAGGGACGAGGTAGCTAGGGTGGTGGAGGGAAGTTAGACTTCGACTTGATTTGGGCAAGTCTAGCACATGCATGAGGTTCCTTGGGGTTCCATGAGGCTCACCGAATGACACATGAGATTTAGCAAGGTCAGGAGAGTAGTAACAACATGTAGATCATCATGGTGAATTTAGGAACAATGGCTTCACAACGATTGCCTCCTTTGGTTGGCGAATGGCTCTTTGTGCGTGTCTTTGGTCTTTGTGGGGACCTTAGGAAGAGGCATGCATAAGACATCAATTGTTCGATGGATAACAAGGAAGCAATTATGATAGAAGTTCATTGTAAAGGAGAACGTCAATGATGATGTTCGTAGTTCACAACTCCAATCAATGGGTTCATTGAGCATTTGGGTACTAGGTTCTAGGCGATGCATCTGTCAAGAGTGCTTGGCTAGAGATGCATAGTTGTGGCTGGAATGAATACTCGATGTACATCGATACTCCAAAATCCGACGCCGGTGGATATAATGTTTTGGTGGACACAACTTGCATGACAAGAGGAGGGGGCATGCCAATGAGTGGGAAGAACACATTTCTGGCATGAGTTGGTAAGTGGGCTCACCAGAGCTCCGGTAGGAGTCAATGAACGTTCACTGATTCCAGAGTTCATGCCTCTATTCCTGATGACCAAAGGCTTTCAGATTTGGGACAAGCACAGAGCAGATTAGGGTGAACTGGGGAGCTGGTCGGTGATAGGGAAGGTGAATGCAACTACAACGGGGGTCGGTGTGGCATATGCATTTTGACGATGTTAGCAGATAGAAATGGACATGTGAGCACACGTGGCAAGACTTCTCTACATGGTAGGGGTGTTGGTGCATGCATAGTGACTGACAGGTGAGTCCCATAGAGCCTTGGGGCCCATTGTCATAGAGAAAGCTAGAGAGACAAACCTAGAGACCAAGTGCTAGACTAATAGTCACTCATGCAAATTTTAACGGGTTAAATTAAGGGAAGTAAAAATCAGAGGAAAATTACTGGAGTTAACATAATGTGTGGTTAAGCTTCTAGTGTACTTGCAAGGTTATATCATCTATGGTTTTGATTTGGTGGAGGATCAAATCGGGCATCAGAAGATAGTTAGCTCGAAATCGAAAATGGATAGCAATGTTAGGACTGTCCTTTTACACGGCTATGGAAGGTCAAAGCAACATCAAGCCATGTCTGCAATTGATGGAAGCCCAATATGTTGCTTAAATGAAATTGttgttatttgattttgacAGATCGAGttcaaataattaattgaggCACTAAATTAAGTTTGAgcaatatttgttatttttgagAATATTTCCATGATTTTTGTTACACCAATTTAGGctagatttttatttgattttttatatgtacatgcaatgataaaataaaatccaaaaaCACTTGAAATGAAACATGCACAAGCAgacataaacttttttttttaattttcctattgtttatatgatttttacatTATTGGGATTTCATATGTTACACTTTCAAAATTGTTAATCCTGGTAGAGTATACATGCGACAAACACATTCACATGTTAAGAAATAAGATGAAGTTTCACTCTTGATTTTAAATACTTTATCTGTACATATGATAATTAAGTTGGGTACAACCCCTACCCAAAAAAGGAGCAAATTTGCTTATCTTTCAGAAAGTACAGgatgtactatattttttggtgtaaaatttggtCCCTTCAGTTAACTTGTGCGTCGAGACATCAAATTTTTTagcataaattttggtacctagaGGTATTTTCTGAAAGACGATAAaactgtcaaaaaaaaaaccaatggtTAGCAATGATTTTAGATATAACTATGTTCAGATTTGTTCTCAATAATTGCTTATttatggagggagtacgatATAAGTGTGCAATAAATGGCTGCATAAATATGGTCCtaactaagaaaaaaaaatctagtttGGGAAATTCATATATGTACACAGCAGTTGACATCCATACCCTAGCGTTGCACCTTTAACACCTTCTCGTTTGTCCTTGCTAGGCGTCCAGCGTGCACCGTGCAGTTGGCTGGCTGCTTATGCTTCTGGAAAAcgtgagggaggagagagtgaGGTCGCACCGTCCATGGCCGCCGAGCAGCCGACGACCGAGaggctcgccctcgccctcgcccctCCAGGAGCACGGCCAGCGGCGCCATCGGCTGTGGAGGGGGCAGCCGGGCGTTTTCTggcgagagagaggggcaAGGCGCCGAGGAACAAGGGAAAGAGCCCGGAGATGGGGTCTTCgtccgcggcggaggcggtgggggaCCAGCCGAAcccgcgcgacgacgacgacgacctggATTGGACGGCGGCGCCTGTGGCGGATGTAgcgatgccgccgccgacgccggcgtaCCCGGTCGATGAGAGGGAGCGGGACGTACTGCTGATAAAGCTGCTGCGGTCCACCGTCGACGCCGTGGCGATCGGGAAGCTCGATCTGGCGAGCGACGGGATGCGCTGGGTGGCCGACCTCGCGTCCCCCGACGGGAGGTCGCTGCAGCGGCTGGCGTCCGCCTTCGCCGAGGCGCTCGCGCTGTACGTCATCGTGCCGTTCCACGGCCTCTGCCGCCTGCTCCAGCTCCCGCAGGCCGCGCCGCCTggggaggtcgccgccgcgcgccataGGTTCCGCGGGATCTGCCCGTTCGTCCGGATCGCCGGCGCCTCGGCCAACCTCTCCATCCTCGAGGCGATGGACAACGAGGAGGGCGTCGTCCACGTCGTCGACCTCGGCGGCTCCGACATCAACCAGTGGGTGGAGCTCGTCCGCCTCTTCGCCGCGCGCCCCCGTGGCCCGCCTGGGCTTCTCCGCGTGACCGTCGTGAACGAGGCGGATGACGTCCTCTCCGCCGCAGAGGGGTACCTCACCGCGGAGGCCCAGCGCCTGGACATCAACTTCACGTTCCGTCGAGTGCAATCCAGCATCGACGCGCTCACCGGCGTCGGGGGCGCCCTCGGCATCGTCGCCGGCCAATCACTCGCCGTCATCGCCAACCTCCAGATGCACCGCCTCCTCGCCTACCGCAAGGAAGCCAGGAACGGGAAGGGGCCGGCAGGGGAGCAATCCGCGCAGCATACGATGACGACGAAGGCGGACGCGCTCCTCCGCGCCATCCGCGGGCTGTCGCCGAAGCTGATGGTCCTGACGGAGCAGGAGGCCGACCACAACGTCGACGAGCTCCAGCCGCGCGTCTGGAACGCTATGAACTACTACGCGGCGCTGTTCGACGCCGTGGAGGAGAGCGCCCCACTCGTGTCGCCGGGTGACCGCGCGTCCGTCGAGCGGTGGCTGCTTGGCGAGGAGATCAGGGACATCGTCGTCTGCGTCGGCTCGGCGCGGCGGGAGAGGCACGAGAAGCTGGAGCGCTGGGGCGCGCGGatggtcgccgccggcttctCCCCCGCGACGATGGCCAAGGCGCTGGGGATGACGGAGGCGCTCGCGCGGCAGGTGgctgcgggcggcggcgccggcgccgccgtggggGTGCTCAGGGCTGTGCAGGCCGGCGGATGCTTCCCCATGATTTGCTGGAGCAACAAGCCAGTCTTCTCGGTCTCGACGTGGACTGTGAGGAGGAGCGTTGTGCGGCCGCCAGAGGCAGCAGCTGATGCTGGTGCATCGGGCTCGCACCACGGCGGCGGTCCGGCGAGCTCGTCGGCAGCAATGGTTTTTGACGTGTGACAGGTTTTTTTTACTGCTGTGAAGCAGTGggttactccctccgattcttttaattaatgatgttgacttttggatttatATTCGATTCtttgtttaatttaaaatttttattcaaatatacaataatCATCAACCGTAACAAAATaatgaataattttatatattttttgaatttgacaaataatcaaacatatatccaaaagtcaacgatgtcaaCTTAAAAAAACCGGAGCGAGTATTTGGTACCATGGTGATCCTATCATCCTATAtctggtttttcttttcatctatCATAGTACTTCTGCAGTGAGGTTTTATCGTTTCAGGTTGATCAACCTGAACTAGTTATCCTTGTGTTACTGTCATTTGAGTTTTTATCAGTATGCTGTCAGACTTTAATAATGATCAAGGAagttcaaagttcaaacaatGCTTTAATTTGCTATGTGCTGTTTGGTATATATGTTGTTGTATTAGTATGATCCCTTTATCTTGTGAGCTTTATTGTGGGCGCAAAACTGtcacaaaaatacattttaccACCAGAAAAAGTATTTCTATGGGTGGACGGACAGAAGGAAATTTCCGAAATTTCGGACACCCCCCTGCCCGATAAGAAAagatttcaactgaaattttaacttttattggGTGAATTTTgctaattttattcaaatttaaccaaaatttgttcaaatttcatttttttgggactgaaattttggttgtACTGTTGCCCCCCTCCCTAATGGAAGTGCCTAAACCAATAGGTTGAACCCTGATTATATTACTACTCCCTCgagactaaaatatatatttattgtttcgGATCGATCAATTAACGAAATAAGTTCTGCATAGCCTTTGCCTCTCGGACATGATGACATGTTAAACTGACTGGAGGGATCAGTATATCTTTTCTGAGACACGGATAGGAGGAGATCGATCCTCTCCCATTTCTGTAATCAGAAATGCAAATCAGTGACAGTTTCTCCACATTTAAAAGATAAGAACTAAACTATTATTCGCAGATTGCCaggttatatatatgatgctaTATACATCCTATCATCCGGCGATGTGTACGCCCTTAATTTGTTGGTGTAGAGGCCGgttaatccattatctaaaaaaatcctGCGATGTCAACATCATGGATCTGAAAATAAGTAAGCCTGCGTTCGCCACCCTGCATAAGATATCTAacttctctcgttttccgcgtgcacgcttcccgaactgctaaacagtgtattttttgtaaaaaaattctatagaaaagttgttttaaaaaatcatattaatctattttatatttttaataattaataattaattaatcatgtactaatctattactacgtttttcatgctagggtaagttatcttatctccTCCCAAACAAACAGGGCCTATGTCTGAGCATGACCAGAAAACTCTAAAAGACagtgcaaagaaaaaaacacgAAAGAAATTTCCACAACATGTCGCCAACTGAAACAAAGGCTTGTACATGCGTCaccagcatatatatatacgagcTCCATATAACGATGATCACTACATTTGGACGgtccctagctagctagtcatatgaaaaacaaaaatcgaTCACTGTCAGTTTTGATCATGCATTCATGTTCTAGGAAATAAGCGATCACGCTCTAGGAATATGACACATATGCTTACAGATATGTTTGTGCTGGTTATTTATGTGCTACTGTAATCCAGAAACATATTATCTTATGCACAGGAATGGCACATTGCAGAGTTAGTTTCGTTTGCTCTTATTCTTTCTAATTAGTCAAGATAGACAGAAGTAGCACACCCTAGATTATGGATTTTCCGTTGCCTTTCCAAATTCAGgattatacaaatatacatacGAGTATGAAAAACTTAGTAATGTTATGCTCACTAAGTTCTTACGAGAATTAAAAACACGCAAAAGTTCCAAAACTATTGTTTGGTTGACATATATGCATGACAGAGACATATGAAATTAAAGTCATatagaaagagaaaatataggaTATAACCTCATgcttatttttctccaaaatctcTATAGAATTGGCCGATCAATAGGAGGTTTCCGAGGAAATGACAGGATCCAATCGTTTATTTCAAAGGCATTCCTACGAAttaatttttcctatatataatagaaatcCTCCAAACTTCCTATGATTTCTCGACAAATCAAAGTAGCTAAATggcataattaattttttcaagCACCAGTTTAACTGTTCTAGGAAGAATCTACAATATTTAGTTAGGACGAGGACAAATCTTTGAACGATATGTGTATTAGCTTGGGGCAATGGTTTGATAGCATTTGGACCCTAgtcatttgaaaatttgatGTACTAGCTGTAGTCAATACATAGATAGATATGAATTGTCTTTTTTTCGTTCGAGAACTTCATTAATTGCATACAGTTACGTTTCTTCTGTTTTCAATCGAGAGAATTATATGCCAGGTACTGGACATAGACATGCATGCTGGAGGTACTGTGTTGTGTATATGGGTAGAAATACTGATAGCTAGAGATGAATTAGCACTGTTATCGTCTGTACGAGATTCAATAGATCTCTGTGCTTACCTCCCTCGCTACAAAAATTCTaccgttctatattatattctatttctttctgactaaaaaatattgcCTTGTTTTTCATCGGTATAGATATATAAGGAACAATAGAATATTTGCATGTTTAAATTATAAGTCTGAAAGTTTGATCTGAGACTTTGGTGCTGATCtatatgtttttgtttgcAGGCCAGTGACAATATgtagatagaaaaaaaaattaaccataaCCATAACCAGCACCAAGtatctagtatatatatgtatgcaggCATAGCCAGAGATATCAAACATTGACCTGCATTTTGTTTGAGGTAACTAAATTTCGGAATTCTACTTTGCATTTCATAAAAGTATGGGTTGAAGTCATGCATACATCATAATATATGAGGCATTTTATGATCCTTGAGGAGTACATACTTCCTCATGCAGTATAGAAAAAAACTGCAATATATGACATCTCACACCACACCACAGAAGTACAACAatatggttggaattgatcatgCATGaccccaaacaaaaaaatgggttattaataattttggcAAAACGTACAAATTAAGGGCATGCGAAAAACACCTACTAAAATGTAGAGTTGCCCCACGAAACGGCAActgattagttaattttattcaaaattaaggGCTCGATCTATATattgatttgatatatacTCCTACAATTTTTGTGACCTATTAAATCTTTCAGTAAAGCCGGGCATAATTGGGTGGTACTGACAGCCTCCCCGGTGGATggact
Encoded proteins:
- the LOC121054477 gene encoding scarecrow-like protein 3, giving the protein MAAEQPTTERLALALAPPGARPAAPSAVEGAAGRFLARERGKAPRNKGKSPEMGSSSAAEAVGDQPNPRDDDDDLDWTAAPVADVAMPPPTPAYPVDERERDVLLIKLLRSTVDAVAIGKLDLASDGMRWVADLASPDGRSLQRLASAFAEALALYVIVPFHGLCRLLQLPQAAPPGEVAAARHRFRGICPFVRIAGASANLSILEAMDNEEGVVHVVDLGGSDINQWVELVRLFAARPRGPPGLLRVTVVNEADDVLSAAEGYLTAEAQRLDINFTFRRVQSSIDALTGVGGALGIVAGQSLAVIANLQMHRLLAYRKEARNGKGPAGEQSAQHTMTTKADALLRAIRGLSPKLMVLTEQEADHNVDELQPRVWNAMNYYAALFDAVEESAPLVSPGDRASVERWLLGEEIRDIVVCVGSARRERHEKLERWGARMVAAGFSPATMAKALGMTEALARQVAAGGGAGAAVGVLRAVQAGGCFPMICWSNKPVFSVSTWTVRRSVVRPPEAAADAGASGSHHGGGPASSSAAMVFDV